Proteins encoded within one genomic window of Neorhizobium galegae bv. orientalis str. HAMBI 540:
- a CDS encoding Lrp/AsnC family transcriptional regulator — MNLDEIDRRILAALQKDAHVTTDRLSEMVGLSQSPCARRVRRLRETGVIKSYVAILDQVKVGLPVSVFASIKLERQREEELDRFQAAVARWPEIVECYLMTGQRDYLLRIVVKDLESYERFLKQKLTRLDGVASIESSFALSQVKHSQALPL; from the coding sequence ATGAACTTGGACGAGATCGACCGCAGAATACTCGCTGCACTTCAGAAAGATGCGCATGTCACCACTGATCGATTAAGCGAGATGGTTGGCCTTTCGCAATCCCCGTGCGCTCGGAGGGTGAGACGATTGCGCGAAACGGGCGTCATCAAGTCCTATGTGGCGATCCTCGACCAGGTGAAGGTCGGCCTTCCCGTCAGTGTATTCGCATCGATAAAGCTCGAACGTCAGCGAGAGGAAGAGCTTGATCGATTTCAGGCGGCGGTTGCGCGCTGGCCGGAGATTGTTGAATGTTATCTGATGACCGGCCAGCGAGACTATCTCCTGCGCATCGTGGTGAAGGATCTCGAATCGTACGAGCGATTTCTGAAGCAGAAACTGACACGTCTGGACGGCGTGGCCTCGATTGAGTCAAGCTTTGCGCTGAGCCAGGTTAAGCATTCCCAGGCGCTGCCGCTTTAG
- a CDS encoding nucleotidyltransferase and HEPN domain-containing protein yields MMKSSLDHIPLRKQRELGLVQEILHEEFEDALKEGTAGFKKRGRILKIILFGSYAKGGWVDEPFTMKGYRSDFDLLVIVNDRRLCAFADYWYNAADRLIRDKTIETPVSFIVHSRREVNTYLKEGQYFFTDIRKEGIILYELDDEPLAEPQPLSPADRLRVATEHFERRIAEATAFLGTAQFQLAKSETGGDAWGNLAAFSLHQSLEQAYSCVLLTLTNYGPPSHNIKFLRSLAEEQDRRLAEAFPRDQHRERAWFNTLNEAYVKARYSKHYEISEEALLWLAERTAILLDLVKSVCSAHLEKLERDNE; encoded by the coding sequence ATGATGAAGTCATCCCTCGATCATATACCATTGCGCAAACAGCGAGAGCTCGGCCTGGTCCAGGAAATTCTGCATGAGGAGTTCGAGGACGCGCTGAAAGAGGGGACCGCCGGCTTCAAGAAGCGCGGCCGGATCCTGAAGATCATCCTGTTCGGCTCCTATGCCAAGGGCGGATGGGTCGATGAACCGTTCACCATGAAGGGCTATCGCTCGGACTTCGATCTGCTGGTCATCGTCAACGACCGTCGGCTCTGCGCGTTCGCCGACTACTGGTACAACGCCGCCGACCGGCTGATCCGCGACAAGACGATCGAGACACCGGTGAGCTTCATCGTCCATTCCAGGCGCGAGGTGAATACCTACCTGAAGGAAGGGCAGTACTTCTTCACCGACATCCGCAAGGAAGGTATCATTCTATATGAACTCGATGATGAGCCGCTTGCTGAGCCGCAACCTCTGTCGCCGGCGGATCGGCTGCGGGTTGCGACGGAGCACTTCGAACGGAGGATTGCCGAAGCCACCGCATTTCTAGGAACCGCTCAGTTCCAACTTGCAAAATCTGAAACGGGCGGAGATGCTTGGGGTAATCTGGCAGCCTTTAGCCTTCACCAATCGCTCGAGCAGGCCTATTCCTGCGTCCTCCTCACACTCACGAACTACGGCCCGCCCTCGCACAACATCAAGTTCCTGCGCTCGCTTGCCGAGGAACAGGACCGGCGTCTGGCCGAGGCGTTTCCGCGCGATCAGCACCGCGAGCGCGCCTGGTTCAACACGCTTAACGAAGCCTATGTGAAGGCGCGGTACTCCAAACATTACGAGATCAGCGAGGAGGCCCTGTTATGGCTGGCAGAGCGGACTGCAATCCTGCTCGACCTGGTCAAATCGGTCTGCTCCGCGCACTTGGAGAAGCTGGAACGGGACAACGAATAG
- a CDS encoding alpha/beta fold hydrolase: MLRSSLMSAATIFVALNASSALGQTTGKPIVNKGTPTPECSARVNVDRNGELPGYVAEWDGKKVCLPFTLTNQLLPLGVSPDDFYIKDFSDVRIREKWAACKSDPACAEKTLTAAKGFAKFEPRDTGTVDKKGAIDFDGTVDLTTIRRPAYFGSGPYTEAIASADTRTFIVEFTAPRDSFEQQHLKLTGDIKLRGWYIRGEGVADDTGKKTRGLVIMNNGGGSEFTAIDNPKTAPFTVDKTSGDYSPAKNDDVTEEPGIRYWRGFLSDLNAAGFDVLITDRRGNGISGGRNGFNTAEQANDIFRELDQLETGKGLRVLGPDGKESEGDTAAKALRDGASFRDIPVIVGGYSRGSYATQWFMHKNFVENCNYDLAKPTCSKAVGLQNIKGAILYGPNSAGLGYRLAGHDAVEGALRVALNTTYYVDSVVPANVDKWPGLQIIKGTWDYVEGLEGSLDTYRRAKGLKDISVFLGPHILQTQNPANMKFAGQRMVAFASAAILGKKEVTGAVNPKDLKELVTSAPHIWELSTAISAEN; encoded by the coding sequence ATGCTGCGTTCAAGCCTTATGTCGGCCGCAACCATCTTCGTCGCGTTGAATGCTTCCTCGGCGCTCGGCCAAACGACAGGCAAGCCGATCGTCAACAAGGGCACACCGACACCGGAATGCAGCGCGCGGGTAAACGTAGACCGCAATGGAGAGCTGCCAGGCTACGTTGCGGAATGGGATGGCAAAAAGGTCTGCCTCCCCTTCACGCTCACAAATCAACTTTTACCGCTCGGTGTCTCGCCAGACGATTTCTATATCAAGGACTTCTCCGACGTCCGGATCCGCGAGAAATGGGCGGCTTGTAAATCTGATCCGGCTTGCGCGGAAAAAACACTGACGGCGGCGAAAGGTTTTGCCAAGTTCGAGCCGCGCGATACCGGAACGGTCGACAAGAAGGGCGCGATCGATTTCGATGGCACCGTTGATCTGACGACCATCCGCCGCCCGGCCTATTTCGGATCAGGCCCGTACACCGAAGCGATCGCCAGCGCCGATACGCGCACCTTTATCGTCGAATTCACCGCACCACGCGACAGCTTCGAACAGCAACATCTGAAGCTGACGGGCGATATCAAGCTCCGAGGCTGGTATATTCGAGGCGAAGGTGTCGCCGACGATACGGGCAAGAAGACCCGCGGCCTGGTGATCATGAACAATGGCGGCGGCAGCGAATTCACCGCGATCGACAATCCCAAGACGGCTCCGTTCACAGTCGACAAAACGAGTGGCGACTACAGCCCGGCCAAGAATGACGACGTGACGGAAGAGCCGGGCATCCGCTACTGGCGCGGATTCCTGTCCGATCTGAACGCTGCGGGTTTCGACGTTCTCATCACGGATCGGCGCGGCAACGGCATTTCCGGCGGCCGAAATGGCTTCAACACCGCCGAGCAAGCAAACGACATCTTCCGCGAGTTGGATCAGCTTGAAACCGGTAAGGGTCTGCGGGTCCTGGGACCCGACGGCAAAGAGTCGGAAGGTGATACAGCGGCCAAGGCGTTGCGCGATGGCGCTTCCTTCCGTGACATACCGGTGATCGTCGGTGGCTATTCGCGCGGCTCCTACGCCACGCAGTGGTTCATGCACAAGAATTTCGTCGAAAACTGCAATTATGACCTGGCCAAGCCGACCTGCTCGAAAGCCGTCGGCTTGCAGAACATCAAGGGCGCGATCCTCTACGGTCCGAACTCGGCGGGCCTGGGTTACCGTTTGGCCGGACACGATGCGGTGGAAGGCGCGCTTCGGGTGGCCCTTAACACCACCTATTATGTCGATTCCGTCGTCCCGGCGAATGTCGACAAGTGGCCCGGCCTGCAGATCATCAAGGGGACTTGGGACTATGTAGAAGGCCTTGAAGGATCGCTCGATACCTATCGGCGTGCCAAGGGTCTCAAGGACATCAGCGTTTTTCTTGGACCCCATATCCTACAGACGCAAAATCCGGCGAACATGAAGTTCGCAGGTCAACGCATGGTGGCCTTCGCCTCGGCGGCGATTCTCGGCAAAAAGGAGGTAACCGGGGCTGTCAATCCGAAGGACCTCAAGGAACTGGTGACGTCAGCCCCGCATATCTGGGAGCTGTCGACGGCGATTTCTGCCGAAAATTGA
- a CDS encoding transketolase, with protein sequence MTKLEYLEQLERKVLWLATWMIHNANHLRSNDDGLKVGGHQASSASLATVMTALYFSALRPEDRVAVKPHASPIFHAIQYLFGNQTREKLEGFRAWKGAQSYPSRTKDIDDVDFSTGSVGLGAAQTIFASMVQDYLRAKRLSTGRPEGKMVALVGDAEMDEGNIFEALLEGWKYGLRNTWWVVDYNRQSLDAVVREGLWERFEAIFRNFGWEVVVLKHGSLQEAAFREEGGSELRDWINHCPNQLYSILTFQGGAAWRKRLLDDIGDQSTVTALIERRTDPELAALMTNLGGHDLPLLLDAFQEARGHDRPVCFLAYTIKGHGLPLAGHKDNHAGLLTPTQIETLRQSMHIRERHEWDAFEGLSSQPSDLAKFLREAPFNASGRRRYSATTISVPPTLEVAVQPSMSTQQGFGLLLHELGKSTDELAGRIVTTSPDVTVSTNLGAWVNRRGLFARNEMKDLFKKERVPSTFNWEFSPAGQHMELGIAEMNLFLNLSALGLSHSLFGERLLPIGTLYDPFIERGLDALNYACYQDARFIIAATPSGITLAPEGGAHQSIATPLIGMAQDGLASFEPAFVDELATILRFSLDYMQRARDADPDEVTWLRDASGGSVYLRLSTRAIAQPKREISADLAQDIVNGGYWIRKPGPNAEVVVAYTGVVAPEAIEAVGLMAGDRRDVGLLAITSADRLNAGWTAAQRAREHGSVHARSHVERLLLELPLHCGLITVVDGHPATLAWLGSVHGHRARSLGVEHFGQTGTIANLYRHYGIDAQGILAAAQGLTSGRALRHLRSI encoded by the coding sequence ATGACGAAGCTTGAATATCTCGAACAGCTCGAGCGCAAGGTTCTCTGGCTGGCAACCTGGATGATCCACAACGCCAATCACCTCCGGTCGAACGACGATGGCCTGAAGGTCGGTGGGCACCAAGCATCCTCCGCGTCGCTCGCGACCGTGATGACGGCGCTTTATTTTTCGGCACTGCGGCCCGAAGACCGCGTCGCGGTCAAGCCGCATGCCAGCCCGATCTTCCACGCCATCCAGTATCTGTTCGGAAACCAGACGCGCGAAAAGCTGGAAGGCTTCCGAGCCTGGAAAGGGGCGCAGTCGTATCCATCGAGAACAAAGGATATTGACGATGTCGACTTCTCGACGGGTTCAGTCGGCCTCGGTGCGGCACAGACCATCTTTGCCTCAATGGTGCAGGACTATCTCCGCGCGAAGAGACTGTCCACCGGCCGCCCCGAAGGCAAGATGGTGGCGCTCGTCGGTGATGCCGAGATGGACGAGGGCAATATCTTCGAGGCTCTGCTGGAAGGCTGGAAATACGGATTGCGCAACACGTGGTGGGTTGTCGATTATAACCGCCAGAGCCTTGATGCTGTGGTTCGCGAAGGGTTATGGGAGCGCTTTGAGGCGATCTTTCGCAATTTCGGCTGGGAGGTCGTTGTCCTCAAACACGGCAGCCTGCAGGAGGCTGCCTTCAGGGAAGAGGGAGGATCGGAACTTCGTGACTGGATCAACCACTGCCCGAACCAGCTTTATTCAATCCTGACATTCCAGGGCGGTGCAGCCTGGCGTAAACGGCTCCTCGACGATATCGGTGATCAGAGCACCGTAACGGCGCTGATCGAGCGGCGAACGGATCCAGAACTCGCAGCGCTCATGACCAATCTTGGCGGGCACGATCTTCCGTTACTCCTGGACGCATTCCAAGAGGCGAGGGGGCATGACCGTCCGGTCTGCTTCCTTGCCTACACCATCAAGGGGCATGGCCTGCCCCTCGCCGGGCATAAGGACAATCATGCGGGCCTGTTAACTCCAACCCAGATCGAGACGTTGCGGCAATCCATGCATATCCGCGAACGTCATGAATGGGACGCATTCGAGGGACTTTCCAGCCAACCGAGCGATCTCGCGAAATTTCTCCGCGAGGCACCATTCAACGCCTCAGGACGCCGACGCTATTCTGCGACGACAATCTCGGTGCCTCCGACACTGGAGGTCGCAGTTCAGCCCTCGATGTCCACGCAACAAGGATTCGGACTGCTCCTGCATGAACTCGGCAAGTCTACCGATGAGCTGGCCGGCCGGATCGTTACCACATCACCGGACGTCACAGTCTCCACGAACCTCGGTGCCTGGGTCAACCGACGCGGGCTTTTTGCCCGAAACGAGATGAAGGACCTCTTCAAGAAGGAGCGGGTACCCTCCACATTCAATTGGGAGTTTTCACCGGCTGGCCAGCACATGGAGCTTGGCATTGCTGAAATGAATCTCTTTCTGAATCTTTCGGCGCTCGGCCTGTCCCATTCGTTGTTCGGCGAAAGATTGTTGCCGATCGGCACGCTCTACGATCCCTTCATCGAACGCGGCCTCGATGCGCTGAACTACGCTTGCTATCAAGATGCCAGATTCATTATTGCCGCCACGCCATCCGGTATCACGCTCGCCCCGGAGGGTGGCGCCCATCAATCGATCGCGACACCGCTGATCGGCATGGCGCAGGATGGTCTGGCTAGTTTCGAGCCGGCCTTCGTCGATGAGCTTGCGACGATACTACGGTTCTCACTCGACTACATGCAGCGCGCTAGAGATGCCGATCCGGATGAAGTTACGTGGCTGCGCGACGCCAGCGGCGGATCTGTCTATCTTCGGCTCTCGACCCGCGCCATCGCCCAGCCGAAGCGCGAGATCTCCGCCGACCTGGCACAGGACATTGTCAATGGTGGCTACTGGATCCGCAAGCCCGGACCGAATGCCGAGGTCGTCGTCGCCTATACCGGCGTGGTCGCCCCAGAGGCGATCGAGGCCGTGGGTCTGATGGCTGGAGATCGACGTGACGTCGGTCTGTTGGCTATCACTTCCGCGGATCGGTTGAATGCGGGCTGGACTGCTGCACAACGAGCACGCGAGCATGGATCTGTGCACGCCCGCTCGCATGTCGAAAGGCTGCTCTTGGAATTGCCATTGCATTGTGGGCTGATCACTGTCGTTGATGGCCATCCAGCGACGTTGGCCTGGCTAGGATCGGTGCACGGCCATCGGGCACGATCACTCGGCGTCGAACATTTCGGCCAGACCGGTACGATTGCTAATCTCTATCGCCACTACGGGATTGACGCCCAAGGTATCCTTGCCGCGGCGCAGGGGCTGACGAGTGGCAGGGCATTGCGCCACCTGAGGTCGATCTGA
- a CDS encoding response regulator: MQHKILIVEDQFLIAMALEEAIVKLGHDVVGIAAGKSQARDFLDVAEIALVDINLLDGASGVAIARELSEKGISVVFMTANPEAVADGVEGALGVTAKPVADGDLAKLLKFVSSHRAGHKPTCPKNLRPFPLET; this comes from the coding sequence TTGCAGCACAAGATCCTCATCGTCGAAGACCAGTTCTTGATTGCGATGGCTCTAGAAGAAGCGATCGTTAAACTCGGTCACGATGTGGTTGGGATCGCGGCTGGCAAGAGCCAAGCCCGTGATTTCCTTGATGTCGCGGAAATTGCGCTCGTGGATATCAATCTCCTGGATGGAGCTAGCGGCGTCGCGATTGCTCGTGAGCTTTCCGAGAAAGGGATATCGGTCGTCTTCATGACCGCCAACCCTGAAGCGGTGGCAGACGGCGTCGAGGGGGCTCTTGGCGTTACAGCTAAACCTGTAGCCGACGGCGACCTCGCCAAACTGCTGAAATTCGTGTCGTCGCATCGAGCGGGCCACAAGCCGACTTGTCCGAAAAACCTCAGACCTTTCCCGCTTGAAACGTGA
- a CDS encoding ABC transporter substrate-binding protein: MTAIDRRGFMAATGTALLAAPFIRTASAKSRTLTIRDPGGPVGEAYRRSFFEPFSKRTGIDVIGVQSSHGPTGEIKAMVEAGNYAWDGALLDMSDVVVLTDRQYLETVSGPGGLGPNASQIPADLRNDFLIGAMGYATVLAYRTDTMGKQPPKNLADFWNTSAIPGVRSLRKHPNGTLEPALLADGVQKADLYPLDLDRAFRSLDRIKNDIAVWWTGGAQTSQMLKTGEVDCLLTWNARAQVAIDDGAPVNIVWKDGMFSFAGFAILKGGPNVELMREFIEFASAGERQAEFVKHSTSGPCNPRAFDFIEPKLAEILPTHPDYFAEMFVMDAKWWGSNNAVAQERYESWLVG, from the coding sequence ATGACGGCCATCGATCGCAGGGGCTTCATGGCGGCGACGGGCACCGCGCTCCTGGCCGCACCATTCATACGAACAGCCTCGGCCAAAAGCCGCACCCTGACCATTCGCGATCCCGGTGGCCCAGTTGGAGAAGCCTACAGGCGGTCATTCTTTGAACCGTTCAGCAAGCGGACCGGGATTGATGTCATCGGCGTGCAATCGTCTCATGGGCCCACCGGTGAGATCAAGGCGATGGTCGAGGCCGGCAACTATGCCTGGGACGGCGCGCTGCTTGATATGAGCGATGTGGTTGTCCTCACCGACCGTCAGTATCTCGAAACGGTGTCGGGACCGGGCGGGCTCGGGCCGAATGCCTCGCAGATCCCCGCCGACCTGCGGAACGACTTCCTGATCGGAGCCATGGGTTATGCGACGGTCCTGGCCTACCGCACCGACACGATGGGTAAGCAGCCCCCGAAAAACCTTGCGGATTTCTGGAATACTTCCGCCATCCCCGGGGTGCGTTCGCTTCGCAAACATCCCAATGGAACACTTGAACCCGCTCTGTTGGCGGACGGGGTCCAAAAGGCGGATCTTTATCCGCTCGACCTCGATCGGGCATTCAGGAGCCTCGACCGGATCAAGAACGATATCGCGGTGTGGTGGACGGGTGGGGCGCAGACCTCTCAGATGCTCAAGACCGGCGAGGTGGACTGCCTCCTGACCTGGAACGCGCGGGCCCAGGTCGCAATCGACGACGGTGCGCCGGTGAACATCGTCTGGAAGGACGGGATGTTCTCGTTTGCCGGTTTCGCCATTCTCAAAGGCGGCCCGAATGTCGAGTTGATGCGCGAGTTCATCGAATTCGCGTCTGCCGGCGAACGTCAGGCGGAGTTCGTCAAGCATTCGACGAGCGGCCCCTGCAATCCAAGGGCATTCGACTTCATCGAGCCGAAACTTGCCGAGATCCTTCCCACACATCCCGACTATTTCGCGGAGATGTTCGTCATGGACGCGAAATGGTGGGGGAGCAACAACGCCGTGGCGCAAGAGCGCTACGAGAGCTGGCTGGTCGGGTAA
- a CDS encoding LysR substrate-binding domain-containing protein, with product MNLRQIEVFQAVMRTGSITAGAELLNLSQPAVSRQIERLEQVSKLKLFRRVGRGIQPTPEGMAFYEEVKRAFVGLENLRHIADTISNFNTGHLRITSISALGFGFLPRAITRFSKQYPTVDVSLQVRSAGAVRGVTATQEFDLGFLPGPLNAGDQHLEHFARVDGICILPSGHPLAKKSEILPGDLSGLPFIGLVKDDVTRRQVDQIFANAGVKPKLHIETQYAATVCNFVANGAGVSIVSPFAALDFAGHGLVMRPFRPTVKLDYLMARPSLRPQSAVTSRFLAVLKEERDSTLAQFNMAAVGCD from the coding sequence ATGAATCTCAGGCAGATCGAGGTTTTTCAGGCGGTGATGCGCACCGGCAGCATCACGGCCGGCGCCGAATTGCTTAATCTTTCCCAACCCGCCGTCAGCCGCCAGATCGAGCGGCTGGAACAGGTCTCGAAACTGAAACTCTTCCGTCGTGTCGGCCGCGGCATCCAGCCAACCCCTGAAGGCATGGCGTTTTATGAAGAGGTGAAGCGCGCATTCGTGGGGCTGGAAAACCTTCGCCACATTGCCGATACGATCAGCAATTTCAACACCGGCCATCTGCGCATTACCTCGATTTCCGCGCTTGGGTTCGGTTTTTTGCCGCGTGCCATCACACGCTTTTCGAAACAGTATCCGACCGTCGACGTTTCGCTGCAGGTTCGCAGCGCTGGCGCCGTCAGAGGCGTGACGGCCACGCAGGAGTTCGATCTCGGATTTCTACCGGGTCCCCTGAATGCCGGCGACCAGCATCTGGAACATTTTGCCCGTGTTGATGGGATATGCATCCTGCCCTCGGGCCACCCTCTGGCGAAAAAATCCGAAATCTTACCCGGAGACCTTTCCGGTTTGCCGTTCATCGGCTTGGTCAAGGACGACGTCACCCGGCGGCAGGTCGACCAGATCTTCGCCAATGCCGGTGTCAAACCGAAGCTGCATATCGAGACCCAGTATGCGGCGACCGTCTGCAATTTCGTCGCCAACGGCGCCGGTGTGTCGATCGTCAGCCCATTCGCCGCGCTCGACTTTGCGGGCCATGGGCTTGTCATGCGCCCCTTCCGCCCAACGGTCAAACTTGACTATCTGATGGCAAGGCCGAGCTTGCGACCCCAGTCGGCGGTGACCAGCAGGTTCCTTGCAGTTCTGAAAGAGGAGCGGGACAGCACCCTCGCCCAGTTCAATATGGCCGCTGTCGGGTGCGACTGA